The genomic stretch AGCAAGACTTTCAAGTGTTTAGAAAGTGTTACAACACCCGAAGGAAGGACGTAAAAACAACAGAtctaaaaatgtgcaaaaataacaATAGATATGTTCTATTAATCTCCATTAGAACTAAGTAAAAATTATGACATTACTGATTAGATATAGTTGAATTAAACAAAGAATTTATTTCACTTACCATTTCAGGATTAATTTGTTAGAAATGAATGGTAGTGTGCCaaatgtgtgaatgtttatttatttatttatttatttatttatttgctatcCCGACCGTATGTTTACAGAgaccaagcaaaaaaaaaaatgatgttttgTAATAGATATTTTTGGAAATATACATACAAGTCAGGTTAAAAGCAGAACAGTCCTAATCCTAAAATAGCCTAATCCACAGTTGTTACTGTTACTCTTATTATTGTACCTGTATACGTTGTTACTGTCGTACAGTATAATCAGAATATTTTAGACATATATAATCACTATAAGCACACTCATACAAATATTATGAAGTAAATAACTTCAATCAAGTACTTCACTTTTATTATTAGTCATGATATGCAGATGAGGccaaacaaacaagacaaatcCCGAACACATTTACTGTAAAGCCAAAGCTACTTTCTTGAGATTCCTGTTTTTAGTGAGTGAAGATTCACTCACCATTACAAGTGTTTCTGCAAACCCCATGATCACTAGTTCCAGCATCTATGGCAAGCCCGAGCATGATGTGTCTACTAGAACAGTTTTTTCAGGCCCGTCCCTATTCTCACCCTCATGCAGTTTGTTAGAATATCCTTGAGTCCAATAGTAGGTGTTCATCTCAGATTCTACCCAGACCTCATCTGCAGCTAATAAGGCAGCTCTTTCATCTTTGCATATCATTTCGTGTTCCTGTCTCAGATCACGGTAGGAACGTGAGAACACGTGGAAAATAGAGGTAGCTGGGAAGGCCATGATGAGGATTCCACTCAGGATGCTGCTAAAAGCCACCACCTGTCCAGGGATGGTGCGTGGTACCATGTCGCCATAGCCCACGGTGGTCATGGAAATAATCGCCCACCAGAAACACGCAGGGATGCTGCTGAATCCGTGGCGCTCGCTCTCAGCCAAGTGTACGAGAGGCGAGAACAACGTGACAGCCACGCAAACAAACAAGAGCAGGAGACCAAAATCATGCAGGCTCCTTTGCACCGTCAGTCCGAGAGTCTGCAGTCCAAGGGAGTGCCTCACCAACCGCATGACGTACAGGATACGCAGGGCACGCAGGAGCCTCAGGATCAGACCCAGCTTATCCAAATATCCCCCACCAACATTCTTATGATCGCCCAGCCTCAGATCTCTCTCGTCCACCAGCAGGGAGATGTAGTATGGCAAAATGGCCACAGCGTCAATAATGTTCAGTGGCCCGCATGCAAATTCTAGCTTGCTACGTGCCTGAAGAAAACGTAGAGCAAGCTCAAGGGTAAACCAGgctacacacacagtctccacGATGAATATCTGTTGACACTTCTGGGAACATTCGCCCTGTTCGAGAAGAAAGTTGCGATTAACCTTAAGCTTACCTGTAGAGTATTAATAATTACTACAAACATATTAACTGCATTTTCCCTCAAATACGTAATGTCTCGGATTcttcaaaacttttttttcttttttaaaaaaaagcactggtaaaaatgatgtgttggatatacttaaaatatgtatgcaccatttttgcatcacactttttaagtaaacccaacttggaaaaaaaatacttaaaattaaCAAGACAACTGTTGTTACATGTACTTACATTTTTGGGTACACAAAACATtgtttacttaaaaaatatatgtaacagAATCTAATAAGTAATTGCAAGttaaattaacttaaaatttaagctcatttctgttaaaaaaaaaaaaaaaaaaagacaattcatTGAGTTGTACCAATGTAAAATCTTATTGTAGATTATTAGCTATTGGTCTGCATACTGCACTGCTgcttggatgggttaaacacagagcacaaattccaagtatgggtcaccatatgccacttcactaaaataaattacacatgcaaatcacacaaaataaagcatttcactttattttttgaaacaggctgcaatgcaatggtgaagcctaaaaccacacatcatgaatgtacaacaaatgtgtcacattaacaaatgaaagttCACTTCCAACAGGACACTTCCTTCATGCTGCCCCTTTGTAATACTTTCTTGCTCTGAACTAGAAGTAGAAAAAAACAGTGTTATATTTAGTATGAATAGGTTAGACATTGCAGTGTCTTACTAACATAGACCTTTTCAGTAAAAGATTGTATATACTAAAATGACCTAATATTACACGGACCAGGGCGGGAACAGAATTATCTTAATGCAAACATGCCAACGCGATGCATGGTCATAttcctctgaaataaacaaattaaacactagAACATTC from Tachysurus fulvidraco isolate hzauxx_2018 chromosome 2, HZAU_PFXX_2.0, whole genome shotgun sequence encodes the following:
- the kcng4b gene encoding potassium voltage-gated channel subfamily G member 4, whose product is MPIISNTNDFSNFSISTDDSSLDRFFTEIPETETIKGVYFQRAQLLRDPSALSNVDHSKQALVNVGGDRYTFAWSTLDDFPLSRLGQLRYCSSLEDIARLCDDYDELSREFFFDRSATAFRVILNFLAAGKLRLLRQACSVFLSDELAYWGIEPTGMERCCRRVMITCVEEMAEKKRKEEARRQKWLKKQPIQEKGEGFHGFLNRLRDMVDNPHSGWMGKSFAYISVAMIVVTVVSLCISTMPELREEESRGECSQKCQQIFIVETVCVAWFTLELALRFLQARSKLEFACGPLNIIDAVAILPYYISLLVDERDLRLGDHKNVGGGYLDKLGLILRLLRALRILYVMRLVRHSLGLQTLGLTVQRSLHDFGLLLLFVCVAVTLFSPLVHLAESERHGFSSIPACFWWAIISMTTVGYGDMVPRTIPGQVVAFSSILSGILIMAFPATSIFHVFSRSYRDLRQEHEMICKDERAALLAADEVWVESEMNTYYWTQGYSNKLHEGENRDGPEKTVLVDTSCSGLP